TACTTGGCATGTTCTTGTATATGATTATATCCTCGGGTTCTTTTGCTCTCTTTTCTTCCTGTTATATTATCGGTCTCAATGTGGGAggatggggggagaggggggattgcTGAATGTTTGCCTTGCCATAGGTGGTTTTCTGATATCCGACGGTGGTTTTTATCTTGGGTATTAGACGGACCTAGGGGGCGGATCTTTCTAACCCccctcatttgttttttttttcgagGGGGGAATGATTAGTGGCTGGGAGCAACTTTCTAATTTTGCTGTTTTCTAGTTGTTCTCTATTCCCGAGAGTCATTACATTCTTGGCCCCAATTAAGGAGTGTATGCACCTGCCAATGGTGCAATACAGTGTGGTTTAGTTAGTTTTTAGGTATGTacactcagttttgggatccaggtatgctgcatgttgggggtggtatacagggtgggggaaaggggagggggTTGGGTTATGTCTATTTTTTGAGCGGAAATGTATGTTGTGAAAGTACATGGTTTACAACTGTGCAATATAAGCAATGGTGTCTGGTTACGGAATTTGTAGGTGGTGGGGCTGACCGGCTGCGGGGCGATGTACTGATTATACCTTTGAGGTGCTATGACGGGGATTAaggtgttatcgtggaatgtgagagggctcaatgataaagttaagaggtcccttgtgctccgacagctcaaacactatgccgctgatattgtctgtcttatggaaacacacttggtgggtAGTAAGATTCTCTCACTGAAGAGGCCCTGGGTGGGTTGGGCATACCACTCTATGCACACGTCCGCCTCACGCGGGGTTTCAGTACTTATTAAGCGGACCATCCcttttgtaatggaatctatacaaacggatcctTGGGGGAGATTTGTGTTCTTGAAATGTAGATTGTTTTATGTTCCTGTCCTCCTGCTGGCagtttatgtgccccctccatactcccccgatgtacttaagagggctgctgggttcatggccttatcccccggggtgtctgttatttgcttgggggacttcaataatgtgctagacgGGGCAATGGACAGGCTCTCCATGTCTCCATCTGCTGCGGGGCCTGGGAGGTCTGGGTTTGCAGATGTGGtgacggggttgggcctggtcgatccgtggagactgagacacccttATCTTAAACAATATTCGTGTTTTTcacactcccattcttcgttctccaggattgatttggccctcctctcgagtgacATGATTCCCCGCGTCGGCaatattagatatgagactagaggtatatcagaccactcccccttgacctttaaTTTAGACTTTAATTGTGATAGAGGCcaagctgtgtggaaatttaacccGTTCTGGCTCGTTCACATGGGAGATGGATCTGAAATGGTAGCCGCATGGCGGGAGTTTTTCGAGCTAAATAGTACTGACCAGTCTATCTCTAACttatgggacacatttaaggcttttctacgggggagtttgattaaacgggtgtctgagTTAAAATCCTTTTATAGGaaaagggaggctgagttggaggccCGGAGTGTCGCTGCAGAACTACAATACTTGCAGGATTCCTTGATTAGTTCCAAGTCAGCCTGgttgtcggctcagagggaatggagagactacctaatggaaaagactcagcatagactccttttctcatcccataccttttacgctacgggggacaggccggggacatacctggcctcGCTGGCTCGGGGAGACAGACCTAGTGGTGTGGTGATAGAAATTGTGAGCACTGAAGGGGTCCACCTGACCCAGACTCCGCAGATCACGGCCGCATTTGTATCCTTCTATAGTCACTTATATGAATCTAAATTAGATTGTACCTTAACACAATTACATGAATACTTGGACGGTGTCTGCTTCCCCACCCTGTCCGGGGAGGCCTGTGATCTTTTGGAGGCGCCTATTTCCCCTGACGAAGTTAGAGTAGCGATTGAGGCCTCTCCTAGTGGTAAAGCCCCGGGCTTGGATGGAATACCATCCGAAGTCTATAAGCATAATTTGGATTTTTATGTCCCCCGCCTACTTGAGTTATATGACCAGATGTTTACACAGGATTCtctccccccgtctatggcggaggcagtgattgtggttctccctaaacctgacaaggaccctaagaaagtggagtcctaccgtcctatatccctcctacccactgaCATAAAAATTCTGGCTAAGATATTGGCTACTAGActaaatacagttatttcccacattatacacccagatcagacgggatttatgccaaataaatcgacctccattaatctcagacgCCTGTTTACCCACCTACAGATTCCCCGGGTGGACCCTTCCTCCTCCATTGTCGTTTcactggatgccgctaaggcttttgattctgtggagtgggaatatttatgggaagttatgcgtagatttggcatcggcccgaaatttattaaatatgttcaactgatgtactcctctccctcggcaagggtggcggtcaatggtttcgtatctcactcctttcccttatctagaggcacgcgacagggatgccccttgtcccctaccctgtttgctatggccgttgaaccccttgcatgtcttctgagAACAGATGCGGGTTTTTATGGACTTAAAGTGGGTGATCGGGAGGACAGAGTGGCCTTATACGCTGATGACatcctgatgtttgtggatcgctatgctgagtctatgcctaggatcttggaaattattgatgggttcgggcgatactctggattactgataaattgggagaaatcctctattATTCCACTTAAGGGCGAAGTCCCTGCCTCCCCGTTGGTGGTTCTTCCACTAAAGTGGGTGGACTCTTTCAAATATTTGGGTATCTGGGTGTCTAATAACTCTCAAAAATTCTCTTCTCTTAACATTGCTCCTCAAATAGGGTATCTCCGCGGCCGGGTGCAGACGTGGGGTAAGTTACCCTTAACAGTCACGGGGcgggttaatatggttaaaatggtcttccTGCCCAAGCTTCTCTATGTCCTGCAGCAATCACCCGTTTATATCccacagaagatttttaaacaaatagacgggttgctgtcctccctggtgtgggctagtaaacGAGCACGCTTAAAACTAGACACCATGACCAGAACGCGTGAAATGGGGGGTCTGGCTCTCCCCAATTTCCGTTTCTACTACTACGCGGCGCAACTGATACATGTCTGGGAGTGGGTCAATGATCTCGATCCCTTGGCTTTGCATTCACTGATGCTGCATCACGACTACCcggggggctccccattacagctacttctATGTGGCAGTGTTAAAATGTCCACAATACCGCTTATTAAGCAAGCCATCCTGGTGTGGAAAGCGGTGCACTCGGTGATGCAGGGCCACGGCGTCGATCCTGACACCCCTCTAGATAACATATATGGGCTTTcggaactgtgtcatcttcaggtccgagaaGTATGGGGAAGATGGGGAGTATCATCTCTGGGCCATATATATAGTGATGGGATTCTTAACtctttccaacaacttcaacaCGCATATAACATTCCCTCAAGGTTCTTTTTTCAATTCCTACGGTTGAGACATGCACTGGCAGCCCAGTTTccaaatggccctccagtcctAGCTGACTCCCCGGTTAAAACAATGTTGCAAACGCTGGATTCGGGTCATTTGGTCTCTGggatatatggtcgtatcctgCAAATGCACCACAGTGACCCTCTCATGGCTCTTCGGGGTAAGTGGGAATCGGATGTGGGTATGCTATCggatgatgcatggaatactgccataggggcccatcggatctccacttcctccgttagatatcagcaaatacaactatacattctacacagggtgtatatgaccccggtgagattaGCACATATCGGGGGTGCCCACAACTCGCAATGCCCTAGATGCCGGGTCATGGATGCGGACTTTTGGCATTTACTATGGTCGTGTCCTGGTGTGTCTGTGTTTTGGACGGCGGTTATACGGATTTTATGTGACACAGGAATTCCCTCCTTCGTATGTACCCCTGCACTTTGTACACTgttgattgtggacgaggaagcctTAGACCCACCTAGTAGGCGATATGTTATTAACCTATGCGCTTTAGCTAGGGTCTGTATTGCCCGGCTATGGCTGGCCAGTGAGACCCCGACATCTGGggcgtggatatccctggtcaatgaaacaattgcgcatgaaaaatttgtgtttctggctaggaaggtggagaggaaatggaCCACAATATGGGGTAGATGGATGGACTCTAAATATTACAAAGAGAGATATAGCTAAACCCGTGTTCTTCCCCGTGAGTCAATAAGGGATGTTGTGCGAGGGGGGGAGTCCCCGCGGCCGGTCCTGTCTTGTTATGATGTTTGTAACATAATGTGATAACTCTGCTCTGATTATGGGATTAAGGGCTCTGTTATGTTTAGGACGTGTGGAGCTAAGACACCATTGCTATACGACTACATGTTCTATGAATACCATTGTTTACTGAATTTATTATAGACTGCATACATGTACTGCTACCTCCACACATGTTGGGTGTGGAAATTGTTTGTGTGTTGTATGTGTGAATTGTTAAAACAAAACTgaaaattctcaataaaaaatattgaattaaaaaaaaaaaaaaactgtgcatGCCCTGTCCTGGAAATGTGTGCTCCTTGCGAGGTCCGCGCCACCTCACTTGTCTATGTGGGTTTGAGACgggatcccggcacttgggatgccggcagtcaacataccgacagtggcatcccggtgGTTCAGATCCCAACAGCTACAAATACCTAAGATAACCCTGACCTCTTAACGCCCTAACCCGTCTTTCCCGCAGCCTGGCCCtaaccttcctccccgcagcctaactctaaccccttctccctgcagcctaaccctaacctttccctcccacagcctaaacctaaccctcccccttggaGCTTAAAAGTGTAGTGTCCCagctgtgtcgggattccggcgttcgtattctgactgccaggattccaACCTTCgagatcctgaccacatcccatcAATTCTGAGGTGAGGATATGTGGCAATAGAATTAGTGTGCTACAGAGGACCAGGGTGTTTAGCTGAAAAACCCAGGGAAATCATGTATTTTGAGGATATGAAATGTGTGTCTTACCTGTATAATTGCCCTTAGTACATTTCTCCCTTGCAGCCTGGTGCAGCTGGCAGCATGTGACTGATTAACCAGAGCATCTTTGAGGAAATCCCTTAAGGCGGCAAGGTGGGAGTGTCGCATGCCTGgcagtcggtgtgtgtgtgtgtgtgtgtgtgtgtgtcactcaccttgcgatcgcccgtgcgaatggattcttcgcacaaacccttcGCAGAGCagcaaaccgctttgtacctgtgcgacgcgcctgcgcattgcggtgcatacacatgcgcagttctgacctgatcgcagcgctacaaaaacgctagcgagcgatcgggtctgaattaccccatagtgagtgcagagaaccagtgatatatagagatatatagagatatatagagatagataagatagataagatagataacaCATTTCTGTTTCATGGGATTGCTTTTTTTACTTTAACCAGAAAAATGTTAAAGAATTATTACATGTATAATGTTTTAAGTTGTCTTTATTGAAAAAAGTCAAGTATTTAAAATCTCTTGTCTCTAGTCTAAAAAAATGTATACGCGGTGAGTGCACATATTTAGCATTTTTAGACCAGTTTGTAAATTGTaaaaaatattctttattttttttgttgAGAGAGAGAATTCAAAACTTTTGAATAATTTAAATGTAttaacagaaataataataatacaaaaattaATCCATAATTTATCACGTTAAGTGATTACTCCTCTATCATGAACAGTAACGATACCTTTTTAACCAACAAAGTCTCAATACATAAGGTAACATTTATACCAGCATGAAGTCGCTCTTAATGTATAATTATCCGAAAAATGCTCCATGTACATTTCCTGTATAAAAATAATTGGTTGAGTTACGAGAGAACACACTTATGGCATACGATACCGCACGTTATTCATGGAGAAAGGCAACACAATCTCAAAGTCTTCTAAACATCTTGTGAAAAAACTGAACCCCCATGAAGTATTACTGTATGAATCCAAAATATTGTTTATTGGCAATCGTTGCTTCATCTTTCATCAACAATGGCCATTAATAAGTGTTCGTATCTATCCGCCGTGCTGCAATATTCAGGATTGTACCCATGACAGTAGTGTAGGACTCAGCAGAGGTCAGGCCGCGTTGTGTAACTATTGGTTAGCAGGGCAGAAGTTCCGTACCCAATCTCTTCTTCTGATTTCCACTGGTTAGAAAGAAATCCATATGGACCAATGTTTTACCCATGTCGGTGCTTATCCTGCTGCCAATCATTTGGTTGGTAGTATTGGGCACTTGGTCGGAAAAAATTGGTACATATTCGGGCGGCTTTTCCACTTCTTTTTTATTTCCCTAAACAAAATAATACATATGATAATGCTAAGTAACTGCAATATATAAAATTATGCAAATAATACATATCTGTCCTTTAaagctgtacagaaacaaaataatgaaCTGCCATACAAATAAAATCACATCTAAGCGATACCATAGTGAACAACTAATGAAAACCCCCCAATACATAACAAGCTGTCTAAGATCCAGGCCACCCAAGTCATGCAGATTTTATTTAGGAAGAACCAATAGTCATTAAATCTTGTTATCTGTAAAATTATATCGGAGATTGAGCATAAAAGCACTTTGCTTCTAGACCACTGATTTTGGAACAAAGACTTCCCTATGTAAAACACAGTAGGATCAATTTAAGTAGGAGCATTGCAAGATGGCTTGTTGCAGCGCAATGTATGGATGATGCAGTGCGCACAAGACCTCTAAATCTGGTCACCTCAATTCATGCATTTTAATACACTCCTCTAAGggactgcaaactaaaatgcacaatgTAGAGGATAATTACAGGTGATTTAAGGGCACCATGACACATCACCAGTATCACCTGCACATAGCCCTCATAATTGAATTGACCCCGTGATGATTATGCAGAGAAGTAATTtacgggaggcactcgatataccggctgtcgggatcccggtgctcaccaTTCAGGCGCCGggatccctcttggggtgtccacgacacgcttggagggagaataaatagcatggcgcgtgtagcacgccaccgtgcccgcagcacggcgagcacagcgagccaacaaggggctcttttgcgcttgccctgctgccgggattctggcggtcgggatcttggcaccggtatgctgggcgccaggatcccgacagccggccaaaCGTAGTACACCCATAATTTAGACTTACATTGCCTGCATATTTTCACCCACATGCAGAGTTGTATTAGCAGGACTGCACCACACTTGCCCACTGCAAGAGACTCCCGGATTTGGGAGAAAGTATTAAGTGAGCAATTAACCTTTATCCCACCAGTGCCAGCAATTCCCAGATGAAGTGGGAGCAGATTCGTGGTTCCCTGCACCTGCACCCCCCACCTGGGCCTTTGGTTAACAGGCCTCCTGGATGTTAGTGCTcttaagtaggcaagtatgctttgtgtCCATGACATGATATGTCCTCGTTCCAGACCTTGTCTTTGCATTGTCATTGTTTGTTTCAGAACAATGGAAGTTTACTGCAAGCTTTATCTTATTACAGGGACATTTCTTACCAGTGCGTCATACTCTTTTAGGAAGCTCCAGTTTTCATGCCTTGGGAAAAAGGAACAGGATAATTATTTGTGTGATGTTGTTATCGTCAGGAGTACCATCCTTGGCTGTCATGTCTCATAGACCGCAGTGCGTCTAACCGCATACGATCGGGCAACTCAAGGCAGCTGTATCAGACAACAAGGCTTAAAAAAATCCAAAACCTGATACTATTTATCTAGTTGATAAACATAATATGGTATTTAAAGTACATAGAACTCATAGACAGCTGTTTATGGTGGTTTGTATAAGGGGTGAGAATGTACATGGAAAAGACACGTCCACACTCATTACAGCTGTCATTCCTGGGTTCAGGTATTTCTTCAGACTGCACCCAtggtacagagggggtcattccgagttgatcgtagctgtgctaaatttagcacagctacgatcatcttccctgacatgcggggggacgcccagcacagggctagtccgccccgcaagtcagtccgccccccccccccgcgcgtacaaatacaaatgcatcgcacagtggcgatgcctttgtatttgcggagtaactcccggccagcgcaaccacagcggcgcgcccccccccaacggtccggccacgatcTGCGTTGGTCAGACCGCTTCCCCTAAGTGGCGGCTTAAcactgccgttcagccccctcccgcccagcaaccgcctctgtctcagaggcgatcgttagGCAACGAAAGCAGCGCAgtaccgacccgatcgctgcgctgcgacaaactgcagcgagcgatcgggtcgaaatgacccccagagttccttcacacaaaactttttttagccTCCATATCGGCAGccatttcctgaaaactcacctcttcaggcaagctttgataccccctcccctgccctctTACAAAGTTTACACAAAACTTACATTTATTTTCCATCTATATTAGAAAAACCTGGTGACCCCTGACTGGATCACATAGCACCACTTAACACTTTCCCACTTTAATCTAGAAGGACCAATATGCACCATGTGGCATTGAGAGGGAGATGGGGTGGGTACAGATTACCCGTCTCATCTAGGTAACCCGGCGGGTCCAGGTCATGACCCCACACCTGCCCGTGCCCCCAATCAAGCAACAGGGGCCTAATGTCTTTATTGCTCTGTGTGGCAACCTCaaatttccctacagattgtatgATTTtagtaaggggccctactcactggccgacccgccgccgagctgcccgacggcggatacggccgacgagcgacccggcggcgggggggcagtgacgggggaagtgaagtttcttcactccccccgtcacccggatgcattgaagtgcaggcaaatatggacgagatcgtccatattggcctgcatgcacagccgacgggagaccagcgatgaacgagcgcggggccgcgcatcgttcatcactggagtctccacactgaaagatatgaacgagttctcgttcatttatgaacgagatcgttcatatctttcaaaaaatcggccagtgtgtagggcctataaggctctCTTACTTTCTTCTGTGAAAAGCCCAGTCATGATTTATTACTGAGTTTCCCTAAATGTAAAGCTTCATGATGAAGGCTGACACTATAAATGCTAATAAACAATATTAAATAAAATGTCAGTGACAGAGCTGTCAGTCCTAATACAGAAATAAATAACTCCCCCGTCATATGGCATACTGTATGTTACCATCAGTGTTTCTGTATACTACCatatgacattggccctcattccgagttgttcgctcgctagctgcttttagcagccgtgcaaatgctaagccgccaccctctgggagtgtatcttagcttagcagaagtgcgaacgtaaggatcgcagcgctgctacaaaaaaagattgtgcagtttcagagcagctcgatacttactcctagctagcgatcacttcagtctgtttagttcctgttttgacgtcacaaacacgccccgcgttcggccagccacgcctacgtttccccagccactcctgcgtttttatcgggcatgtctgcgtttttacacacactccctgaaaacggtcagtttccacccagaaacacccacttcctgtcaatcactctgcggtcagcagtgcgactgaaaagtgtcactagaccttgtgtaaaactgcatagttttgtgtaaaagtacgttgtgcgtgcgcactgcgcaccatatgcatgcgcagaaatgccgctttttgaaCTAATTgccacgctgcgaccgaaagcagctagtgaacaactcggaatgacccccattgtgggaGATTGGTGGTCTGTTAggagccgattcagacctgatagctaggctGCGTttcctcacagcctgcgatcagatctgaactgtgcatgcatatgcaccacaatgcgcaggcgcgatggtccgcagttccggggatcgccggtcagcgacgggatggtgcgaaaattctaaacGCACCGGCAATCACAatgagattgacagtaagagggcttttgtgggtggcaactaagcgttttaaaggagtgtctgggaaaactcAGGagcgaccaggcgtttggagggagggattctgacgtcagctctggccccgattatcgcagcggctgaataagtcctgggctgcgcaaaaactgcacaaacttatgtttgtgcagttctgctacacatgcgatcgcacacacaccataccctgcccctgtaggcggcgactacctgatcacagggatgtaaaaaacgcaccctagtgatcaggtctgaattacccccttagttgctaTAGGGGTAGAGTATATCAGGGGATTGTTTAGCCTTAGTCACCTAATTGAACATGTTCTCATATGTAGCACAAGTGCCACGTGCCTGGGGAAATGTATGTATTGACGAATGACAACTGTTAGCAGCTAAAACCAAGGGCGGTAAGCTACTGTGAGTGTGACACTACTGTGACACATGCTCTGCATGTCCATGAAATGACAACATaacgggcccattagatttggtcaCGTCAGTCTCATTGCCCTCTCACTGTGTGCTCAGACCTATTAGTATTAACAGGATGTAGTTAGGATCCCGGTAGTCAGGgtcccagtggtcagcataccgacgccgggatcccggccgccagaatgccggcagggggccaggACTATTCACACTcgagggtgtccacaacacccatagagtgggaacagaacctgtggcgagcgcagtgaggccGCAACGGGCTTCGATTCGCTTGCGTCTctgacggcattctggcggccgggatcccagcgtcggtatgctgaccgctgagaTCCCGGCGACCGGTCACCCGTACCCAACCCATATTACAAATTTCTTATACTAAATGCAGATAGACACCTGCATGCTGAGCTGTCACATCTATGTACCCACACTGCTTCTATCCATGCGATGGGTTTCTTTTTCGCCATCATTATTAGGCTGTACTTGCTCAGGAATATAATGGTGTGAAAGATCCCTCTGAGTCAGACAACCCATAGCCTGCAGTTCCATCTACATGCCCTCAGTACAcccaggtttggactggcccacaggggtacaggggaaaccaccggtgggccccactgcctggggcccacctccttctctaaggatcaggttccggactgtgcacttgaattatatattatacatatgttaccttatactggactatggtgtattttctacggtgcattgctggtacattatcatgcatacagcaGATGAATGTActgcatatatttatgaaggggcccagacgttgcactctctaatcgttagtcaaaccaatgaggtggcaggccacaccccctctgcaaactggccacacctctaaatatgggcccctactactCACACTTATCGACTTTTcagctgctctctctgggagagagcagccaggtcggatcaGCAGGGGGCGTGGAAGAGTAGTGATGAGGATAGGGGGCGgagcagaggcggaacggggcgtggctggGGTGTGGCTGAGGTATTGCATCATTTAAGACCCCCCCCTCGTCacataatgccgctattaccgacattatactgtagggggcgtggctGTGATGTcatgattcaacaagaatcgcgtcatcgactgcccggaccacccactttactcactaagtgggcggccgggcagggggggagcacaggaatcgggagacttgcctgcttttccggggggccaggagggtcacccgattttcggcagcctcccggccattccgggagagtaggcaagtatgctactactgcattcccccggtgggccctacatgccccagtccgacactgagtacaCCCTTACTATACTTGgcatcagggctgtcttaacagcagtgtaggcccctgggcacagcaatgcactgggccccctacccatcctccagtggtaggggtggggggtgctatcagcggcagctttgaagtcccgcgggtggtagggggtgttctatcttccgctaagcatgtaggacctggagcagtcatttctgctaattactcctttactgcacaaatggggctaaactgtagaagggggcattgggctgaatgaagaagccctggtacataacttttagggtggtagggggtgtttaatacgtaggggaagggtggataatggagtgggcctaatatttataattttctggtgggagggcagcttgcttgactgcagatatctcaagttcctgaaaatatatttcttagctttgaactgGATAAAAAACTAGACAGTCCCACTTTTCACAAGGTACTGGGGAATTAGggctcagagttcaggagccagatcaattcaccaatgaaaacctaaaactgcatattaggcgtgtggagctgaagcagggaccagctgcttgaaggctgatatctctggttctgggcatagtagagacaagctgccagttttcaccaaaaggagagagtcgcagcttttggattataccctcagaaaaactctaagtcagacagaacccgagatatctggctgggaagagcaattaacaggcttggatggggaccactactttgaggtcggatatctccagttccccatggccgattttaaaaaatctggtacccctggaaagaggggaccctcagctatcagcctagggcccttatactcctggggc
The Pseudophryne corroboree isolate aPseCor3 chromosome 4, aPseCor3.hap2, whole genome shotgun sequence DNA segment above includes these coding regions:
- the C4H2orf50 gene encoding uncharacterized protein C2orf50 homolog, giving the protein MSIRRATSAGYRMPDRTATKLASTSSVSLNKSLPGTRKALSLSDREKGRQAWGDAVQQDQVWREFVEAEKRGEKQWHENWSFLKEYDALGNKKEVEKPPEYVPIFSDQVPNTTNQMIGSRISTDMGKTLVHMDFFLTSGNQKKRLGTELLPC